The segment TCATTCCACCCTTTTTAACTTTAATAAGATCTTTATATTTTTTCTCAATATGCTTTATCAATTTCTTACTATCAGAACTAATTCCATCTGCCTTAGCTTTATAAGATGCAATAAGACTATCTACAGCTTTCCTCCAATTTAATTTCTGTAATTGAATTTCTTCAAGCTTGGACTTAATTTCTCTTAAATCAACAAGACTTAATTTATCAAGTTTAGCTCTATTTTCTTTTATTTTATTAATTACTCTCTCAAAACTAAATTGAAGATCTACTACTACAATATTCATTATATCGTAAATCCATGTACCCTTATTTGTATTATCCAATTCTACTTTTTTAAGAATTTCTGCAAAATCTTTTATTCTTTCTTTATTGTATAACAAAGAAGAATAAAATAATCGTCTTACTTCCCTATTATCATCATG is part of the Borrelia duttonii Ly genome and harbors:
- a CDS encoding complement regulator-acquiring protein is translated as MRKNLFILLVLGLASCNLDSKLLDNKGSPDNFLKDVVNNIQDVVNNVQGDEPRKEDVVNKVFVKKVVRGDSVIKDEKGELISALINDVDNVMGLVNQDKAEVEEENQYGMKDEVFKLVLNAVNNKTLDHDDNREVRRLFYSSLLYNKERIKDFAEILKKVELDNTNKGTWIYDIMNIVVVDLQFSFERVINKIKENRAKLDKLSLVDLREIKSKLEEIQLQKLNWRKAVDSLIASYKAKADGISSDSKKLIKHIEKKYKDLIKVKKGGM